A single window of Chloracidobacterium sp. DNA harbors:
- a CDS encoding thioredoxin domain-containing protein has product MKPIYIAFLLLFAAAISAQQPIDPLATSTVRTFKLAELSPEAQAGIVGLTANTAKARTQLLEQLTAEALLSVEAAGKQITKEKLLGDIRAKSPEPTEAEINTVYKANVDALGNKPLADVRKMIVKYLKGEAEQKQIQALIAGLRAKYKVTAVRDVNARDLKPADILVNVAGTVITAGQFDAATHAELFDLKADAIDRALFELDDLILRTLAGEEAKAKGIDTADYFAAEITNKLKDFSDEEREKLVDDLSGRLFAKYNVKIQLVAPEPPVENISVDDDPAQGPANAPVTIVMFSDFQCPACSATHPILKKAIAEFPGKIRFVVRDFPLTSIHENAFNAALAAGAATAQGKFFEYSDLLYQRQDALDPVSLKRYAAELGLNVKQFEIDFSSEKIAAEVLKDKSDGENYGIGGTPTVFVNGVRVRQLSATGFRKAITKALVK; this is encoded by the coding sequence ATGAAACCAATATACATCGCATTTTTACTACTCTTTGCTGCCGCCATCTCGGCCCAGCAACCGATCGACCCATTGGCGACGTCGACGGTTCGTACATTCAAGCTGGCCGAACTCTCGCCAGAGGCTCAGGCCGGGATCGTCGGACTGACCGCAAATACCGCCAAGGCCCGCACCCAACTGCTCGAGCAGTTGACGGCCGAAGCACTTCTATCTGTCGAGGCCGCCGGAAAACAAATAACTAAGGAAAAACTGCTCGGCGACATCCGAGCTAAATCCCCCGAACCGACGGAAGCCGAGATCAACACCGTTTATAAAGCCAACGTCGACGCTCTTGGCAATAAACCGCTCGCCGACGTTCGAAAGATGATAGTCAAATATTTGAAAGGCGAAGCGGAACAAAAGCAAATTCAGGCGTTGATCGCCGGGTTACGTGCAAAATACAAGGTCACAGCTGTACGGGATGTGAACGCCCGCGATCTGAAACCTGCCGACATACTCGTCAACGTCGCCGGCACAGTGATCACCGCCGGGCAGTTTGACGCTGCAACCCACGCGGAACTGTTTGACCTCAAGGCCGACGCGATCGACCGGGCGCTTTTCGAGCTGGATGATCTCATCCTTCGGACGCTCGCCGGTGAGGAAGCAAAGGCTAAGGGTATCGATACTGCAGACTATTTTGCGGCAGAGATCACCAACAAACTCAAGGATTTTTCAGATGAGGAACGTGAGAAGTTGGTTGATGATCTAAGCGGACGACTGTTTGCCAAATACAACGTCAAGATACAGTTGGTCGCCCCGGAACCGCCCGTCGAGAATATCTCGGTCGATGACGACCCTGCTCAGGGCCCTGCAAACGCTCCGGTCACGATCGTGATGTTTAGCGACTTTCAGTGCCCCGCGTGCTCGGCGACGCATCCGATATTAAAGAAGGCGATCGCCGAGTTTCCGGGTAAGATCAGATTCGTAGTTCGCGATTTTCCGCTGACCTCGATTCACGAGAATGCATTCAATGCCGCACTCGCGGCGGGTGCCGCCACCGCACAGGGCAAATTTTTTGAGTATTCCGACCTTTTATATCAACGCCAAGATGCTCTCGACCCGGTTTCGCTCAAACGCTATGCGGCCGAACTTGGTTTGAATGTGAAACAATTTGAGATAGACTTTAGCTCCGAAAAGATCGCGGCCGAGGTTCTCAAGGATAAGTCTGACGGCGAAAATTACGGTATCGGCGGAACGCCCACGGTTTTCGTGAACGGTGTGCGGGTTAGGCAACTTTCGGCCACTGGATTTAGAAAGGCGATCACTAAAGCATTGGTAAAATAG
- a CDS encoding glutaminyl-peptide cyclotransferase gives MRFLFLIISVSLSLACGGAANTAKPNVNTNTNTKTVSTALPVYGYEIVKAYPHDPKAFREGLFYYNGFLYESTGEERRSSIRKVELETGKIVQKFDLPPEDFGEGIVLLNGKIYMLTWRQGLGRVFDANDLKLLKEFSYSGEGWGMTTDGTDIFMTDSTHVMRVVDPETFKPKRMLSVMREDGKPLMQINELEYIKGEIWANVWHSEQSNILGKPNYIARIDPATGKLLGWIDLAGISPDDQPRSNDPYDPKAENTLNGIAYDAEKDRIFVTGKNWKKLYEIKITPPKQ, from the coding sequence ATGCGTTTTTTATTCTTAATCATTTCGGTTTCGTTGTCGCTTGCGTGCGGTGGGGCGGCAAATACGGCTAAACCGAACGTTAACACCAACACGAACACCAAAACTGTCAGTACTGCGTTACCCGTTTACGGTTATGAGATCGTTAAGGCGTATCCGCACGATCCCAAAGCGTTTAGGGAAGGGCTGTTTTACTACAACGGCTTTTTGTACGAGAGCACCGGCGAAGAGCGGCGGTCTTCGATAAGGAAGGTCGAACTCGAGACCGGCAAGATCGTCCAGAAATTTGATCTGCCGCCCGAGGATTTTGGCGAAGGCATCGTGCTGCTCAACGGCAAGATATATATGCTTACGTGGCGGCAGGGGTTAGGGCGCGTCTTTGATGCGAATGACCTCAAGCTGCTTAAAGAATTTAGCTATTCCGGCGAGGGTTGGGGTATGACGACGGATGGCACCGACATCTTTATGACGGACAGCACACACGTGATGCGTGTGGTGGACCCGGAAACCTTCAAACCGAAACGTATGCTCTCAGTAATGCGAGAGGACGGCAAACCGCTGATGCAGATCAACGAACTTGAGTACATCAAGGGCGAAATATGGGCGAACGTGTGGCATTCCGAACAGTCCAATATACTCGGCAAACCAAACTATATCGCTCGGATCGATCCTGCGACAGGCAAGTTGCTCGGCTGGATCGACCTCGCCGGCATTTCGCCGGACGACCAACCCAGATCAAACGATCCGTATGACCCAAAGGCCGAGAATACTCTGAACGGCATCGCGTATGATGCTGAAAAGGATCGCATCTTTGTGACCGGAAAGAACTGGAAAAAGTTGTACGAGATCAAAATAACACCACCGAAACAGTAA